In Ostrea edulis chromosome 10, xbOstEdul1.1, whole genome shotgun sequence, one genomic interval encodes:
- the LOC125660654 gene encoding E3 ubiquitin-protein ligase TRIM36-like, which translates to MDPRAQDVLLCDLCETDPLQYCCEHYDINLCTDCVSKHLSNYSKKHKIAPYHLHRKFTPKYSKCLKHAEKDCEMYCESCHIPVCTTCISSGKHKGHDLSDILEKLGSKKQRIQKDLEELENKIYPRYTEISSAVQTEKAQVETNYGKLATTADQQGEVWHREVTAIVNKRKADIVETKTKHISILDKQADEITHRMTEINQVILEMKNILDTNDISLTSTYKSRNDEFNKLPPTIKVTLPNLSPPTINTKTLNEIFGSLTSLSVTTVKPLLDEPRVTATIDTGYNRLLSVSCLSEDQVWTRGDNNTMKLLNLQSKLLTSIQTKSGRRPGDIAVTRDGYLVYTDYHGNTINLIKNKQIQTVITLQGWRPLYVCCTAGNDLLVTMVSDDKQSKVVRYSGSTEKHSIQFDDQGRPLYSSGGCKYLSENRNLDICVADYGASAVVVVNLSGKLRFRYTGHPSNTGELFHPVGITTDSQSHILTADYYNNRIHILDQDGQFLRYIHCDLDSPLGLCVDIRDNLFVAEWRTAKVKKIQYL; encoded by the coding sequence ATGGACCCACGTGCTCAGGACGTtctactgtgtgacctctgtgaaactgACCCCCTACAGTATTGCTGTGAACATTACGATATCAATCTTTGTACGGACTGTGTCAGTAAACATCTCTCAAATTACTCTAAAAAACACAAAATCGCACCCTATCATTTACACAGAAAGTTTACTCCCAAATACTCAAAATGTCTGAAACACGCCGAAAAAGATTGCGAAATGTACTGTGAGAGCTGTCACATTCCTGTGTGTACTACCTGCATCTCCTCAGGtaaacacaaaggtcacgatctatcagatattctggaaaaactcGGCTCTAAAAAACAACGCATACAAAAAGATTTAGAAGAACTCGAGAACAAGATTTACCCCCGATATACGGAAATTTCCTCCGCTGTCCAAACTGAGAAAGCTCAAGTAGAAACGAATTACGGAAAACTGGCCACAACTGCTGACCAACAAGGAGAAGTCTGGCATCGCGAGgtcaccgccattgtcaacaaACGGAAAGCAGATATTGTAGAGACAAAAACTAAACATATCTCTATATTAGATAAACAAGCAGATGAAATCACGCACAGAATGACTGAAATCAACCAGGTCATTCTAGAAATGAAAAACATCCTGGACACCAATGATATCTCCTTAACATCAACTTACAAATCTAGAAATGATGAATTCAATAAACTGCCTCCTACAATCAAAGTTACATTACCAAACTTATCTCCTCCAACAATTAACACAAAAACACTTAATGAGATATTTGGTTCCTTAACCTCACTATCCGTTACaacagtcaaaccactgcttgatgagccgcgcgtcaccgccaccatagacactgggtataacAGACTActcagtgttagctgtctgagtgaagatcaagtctggacacgcGGGGATAACAACaccatgaagctgctcaacctccagagtaaactactgacatcaatacaaaccaagtcagggagACGACCAggggacatagcagtgacacgggacggatatcttgtttatactgactatcATGGTAACACTataaacttaattaagaataaacagatacagaccgtgatcacactacaggggtggagacctctctatgtctgctgtaccgcgggtaacgacctcctggttaccatggtcAGTGATGacaaacaatccaaagtcgtgcgttactccggctccacagagaaacacagcattcagtttgatgatcagggtcgtcctctctactcaTCTGGTGGTTGtaaatacctcagtgagaacaggaacctggatatctgtgtggctgactatggagctagtgcagtagtggtggtcaatctgtcaggaaaactccgatttagatacactggtcatccctctaataccggGGAATTATTTCATCCagtcggcatcactacagacagccagagtcacatcctgacagcagactatTACAAtaaccgtatccacatcctagatcaggacggacagttcctccgttacattcactgtgatttagaCAGTCCAttaggtttatgtgtggacatcagagacaacctctttgtggctgagtggcgcactgctaaagtgaagaaaatccaatatctataa